The following proteins are co-located in the Chloroflexia bacterium SDU3-3 genome:
- a CDS encoding protein kinase: MIICLDQRTGGGCGAKNSDTDTTCHTCGRPLRYALMLMDPDTVVGAYRVLELIGYGGGGAVYTALDMRDAKLVALKETFDPSGTQSFRDEFRALRRQQHPGLPRYYELFEFNGNGYMTMEYIPGQSLHELAEARKGPLPEEEVLAYARQLCAVLIYLHNQDPPLLHRDIKPANVRVMESGQIKLVDFGLLKLGHQRTRKTIQGMGTPAYAPIEQYSPTGQHTDQRSEVYSLGATLYRLLTGIVPPPATERVAVTPDPLVPIRLASPAVSPGVAAVVEQAMAIAQRDRFASVALFAKVLLGMGRPADSPLPPPAPPEISMALAERQSIAAHAEGILALAIHRERGLLASGSADDTAAVWRLADGSGVAQLRGHSRGVNGLAFTADGDYLATGSVDTTVKIWHLPESRDVLTLEKHADWVLALAASPDGETLASGSADGMLWLWRFYDGRPIGSVQSGSGVWSLAWSLDGDQFATGHEDGKVQVRRRHDGLLLRKFEAHSNIVTGVAWQPHGSLLATVGNDNIGMLWNPRTGQPLRSLDGHGGNVACVAFSPDGALLATGCIDGAIRLFRTSDAALVAEHPAHPRGVNALIWAEHGLISAGMDGALRVWDVAKV, from the coding sequence ATGATCATCTGCCTCGACCAGCGCACCGGCGGCGGCTGCGGCGCGAAAAATAGCGACACCGACACCACCTGCCATACCTGCGGGCGGCCCCTGCGCTACGCCCTCATGCTCATGGACCCCGACACCGTGGTGGGGGCCTACCGCGTGCTGGAGCTGATCGGCTACGGCGGCGGCGGCGCGGTCTACACCGCGCTCGACATGCGCGATGCCAAGCTCGTCGCCCTCAAGGAGACCTTCGACCCCAGCGGCACCCAGAGCTTCCGCGACGAGTTCCGCGCCCTGCGGCGGCAGCAGCACCCCGGCCTGCCGCGCTACTACGAGCTGTTCGAGTTCAACGGCAACGGCTACATGACCATGGAGTACATCCCCGGCCAGAGCCTGCACGAGCTGGCCGAGGCCCGCAAAGGCCCGCTGCCCGAGGAGGAGGTGCTGGCCTACGCCCGCCAGCTCTGCGCCGTGCTGATCTACCTGCACAACCAAGACCCGCCCCTGCTGCACCGCGACATCAAGCCCGCCAACGTGCGCGTGATGGAGAGCGGCCAGATCAAGCTGGTTGACTTCGGCCTGCTGAAGCTGGGCCACCAGCGCACCCGCAAGACCATCCAGGGCATGGGCACGCCCGCCTACGCCCCGATCGAGCAGTACTCGCCCACCGGCCAGCACACCGACCAGCGCAGCGAGGTCTACAGCCTGGGGGCCACGCTCTACCGCCTGCTCACCGGCATTGTGCCGCCGCCCGCCACCGAGCGCGTGGCCGTCACCCCCGACCCGCTGGTGCCTATCCGTCTGGCCAGCCCGGCGGTCTCGCCCGGCGTGGCCGCCGTGGTCGAGCAGGCCATGGCGATCGCCCAGCGCGATCGGTTCGCCAGCGTGGCCCTGTTCGCCAAGGTGCTGCTGGGCATGGGCCGCCCCGCCGACTCGCCCCTGCCGCCGCCCGCCCCGCCCGAGATCAGCATGGCCCTGGCCGAGCGCCAGTCGATCGCCGCCCATGCCGAGGGCATCCTGGCCCTGGCCATCCACCGCGAGCGCGGCCTGCTGGCCAGCGGCAGCGCCGACGACACCGCCGCCGTCTGGCGGCTGGCCGACGGCTCCGGCGTCGCCCAGCTGCGCGGCCATAGCCGGGGCGTGAACGGCCTGGCCTTCACGGCGGACGGCGACTACCTGGCCACCGGCAGCGTGGACACCACCGTCAAGATCTGGCACCTGCCCGAGTCGCGCGATGTGCTCACGCTGGAGAAGCACGCCGACTGGGTGCTGGCGCTCGCCGCCTCGCCCGACGGCGAGACCCTGGCCAGCGGCAGCGCCGACGGCATGCTCTGGCTGTGGCGCTTCTACGACGGTCGTCCGATCGGCAGCGTGCAGTCGGGCAGCGGGGTGTGGAGCCTGGCCTGGAGCCTGGATGGCGACCAGTTCGCCACCGGCCACGAGGATGGCAAGGTGCAGGTGCGCCGCCGCCACGACGGCCTGCTGCTGCGCAAGTTCGAGGCCCACAGCAACATTGTCACCGGCGTGGCCTGGCAGCCACATGGCAGCCTGCTGGCCACCGTGGGCAACGACAACATCGGCATGCTATGGAACCCGCGCACCGGCCAGCCCCTGCGCTCGCTGGATGGCCACGGCGGCAACGTGGCCTGCGTGGCCTTCTCGCCCGATGGCGCGCTGCTGGCCACCGGCTGCATCGACGGCGCGATCCGCCTGTTCCGCACATCCGACGCGGCCCTGGTGGCCGAGCACCCCGCCCACCCGCGCGGCGTCAACGCCCTGATCTGGGCCGAGCACGGTCTGATCTCGGCGGGCATGGATGGCGCGCTGCGTGTGTGGGATGTGGCCAAGGTCTAG
- a CDS encoding VOC family protein, with translation MSVNAVTHLNFHGEAREALTFYHAVFGGDLAIATYADFGAPREMPGAGNVVWGQVAAASGFRIMAYDVPAAAPTAPAAPTTRREHGMTLTQDRFFISLRGENADEIAALWAGLAEGATIIEPIAPAQWARLFGILTDRFGVTWILDVAVAQTN, from the coding sequence ATGTCAGTCAACGCCGTCACACATCTGAACTTCCACGGCGAGGCCCGCGAGGCCCTCACGTTCTACCACGCCGTATTTGGGGGCGACCTGGCCATCGCCACCTACGCCGACTTCGGCGCTCCGAGGGAGATGCCGGGCGCAGGGAATGTCGTGTGGGGCCAGGTTGCCGCCGCGAGCGGCTTCCGCATCATGGCCTACGATGTGCCTGCTGCTGCGCCGACCGCGCCCGCCGCGCCGACCACCCGTCGCGAGCATGGAATGACGCTGACCCAAGATCGCTTCTTCATCTCGCTGCGCGGCGAGAACGCGGATGAGATCGCGGCGCTGTGGGCCGGGCTGGCGGAGGGTGCGACGATCATCGAGCCGATTGCCCCGGCGCAGTGGGCGCGGCTGTTCGGGATTCTCACCGATCGCTTCGGCGTGACGTGGATCCTTGATGTCGCGGTGGCCCAAACGAACTAA
- a CDS encoding YafY family transcriptional regulator produces the protein MYSPTTRLLTILELLQSHHQMSGAEIARRLEVSARTVRRYIVMLQDMGIPIEAVRGSAGAYYLRRGYKLPPLMFSDAEAVALTLGLRMIRTVEMPSEVAAIEGALAKIERVVPEQVLEQVRGVQGAMYSYGAPRPSQLRVRFVAQLGVAARQGRRVFLRYADLSGNLSSRAFDPYGIVCHEGNWYTPGYCHMRSALRIFRIDRIATLDLLDEPFVRPVGFDALQHVISAFATMPGAYSVAILLRGSIEQVRQVLPPEAGALEETADGVIWRRETNELTRTAQLLLSLELSVTILQPPELSEIMRGLAAKALRIADRQR, from the coding sequence ATGTATAGCCCCACCACCCGATTGCTCACCATTCTGGAGCTGCTGCAATCGCACCATCAGATGAGCGGCGCTGAGATCGCGCGGCGGCTTGAGGTGAGCGCGCGCACCGTGCGCCGCTACATCGTGATGCTGCAGGATATGGGCATTCCCATCGAGGCGGTGCGGGGCTCTGCGGGGGCCTACTATCTGCGGCGCGGCTACAAGCTGCCGCCGCTCATGTTTAGCGACGCCGAAGCGGTTGCGCTAACCCTCGGCCTACGGATGATCCGCACGGTTGAGATGCCGAGCGAGGTTGCCGCCATCGAGGGGGCGCTCGCCAAGATCGAGCGGGTCGTACCGGAGCAGGTGCTTGAGCAGGTGCGCGGGGTGCAAGGGGCCATGTACTCTTATGGTGCGCCGCGCCCCTCGCAGCTGCGGGTTCGCTTCGTTGCGCAGCTGGGCGTGGCGGCGCGGCAGGGCAGGCGTGTGTTTCTTCGCTACGCCGATCTCAGCGGCAATCTCTCCTCGCGCGCATTTGACCCATATGGGATTGTTTGCCACGAGGGGAACTGGTACACGCCCGGCTACTGCCACATGCGCAGCGCGCTGCGCATCTTTCGCATTGACCGTATTGCGACGCTCGACCTGCTTGATGAGCCGTTTGTGCGCCCAGTAGGTTTTGATGCGCTGCAGCACGTCATCAGCGCATTTGCGACGATGCCAGGGGCGTATTCGGTGGCGATCTTGCTACGGGGGAGCATCGAGCAGGTGCGGCAGGTGCTGCCGCCAGAGGCTGGAGCGCTGGAAGAGACAGCAGATGGGGTCATCTGGCGACGCGAGACCAACGAGCTGACTAGGACCGCGCAGCTGCTTCTGTCGCTCGAACTCTCGGTCACAATCCTCCAGCCCCCGGAGCTGAGCGAGATCATGCGCGGGCTGGCGGCAAAAGCGCTTCGCATAGCCGACCGCCAGCGCTAG
- a CDS encoding GntR family transcriptional regulator has translation MSSLALAPTHRQLRHVVAERLRAAILEGRLHAGEWLRQERLAQEYGVSQMPVREALKELAAEGLVEHVPYRGVRVVAFSPEDVEDLYAHRAFLEGRAARAAAEAITAAELAELRRLYDAMMERTAPELVAEYRVLNRTFHQLIAAASRRPYLIRSLAQIWSSFPSMLWGNFSTTAARSLPERDASDPQEHAAILAALEHRDPDGAEYAARSHVEISGRQLASALAREVAESVE, from the coding sequence ATGTCGTCACTCGCCCTCGCCCCCACCCACCGCCAGCTTCGCCACGTCGTCGCCGAGCGCCTGCGCGCCGCCATCCTGGAGGGCCGCCTGCACGCGGGCGAGTGGCTGCGCCAGGAGCGGCTGGCCCAGGAGTACGGCGTGAGCCAGATGCCCGTGCGCGAGGCCCTGAAGGAGCTGGCCGCCGAGGGCCTGGTCGAGCACGTGCCCTACCGTGGCGTGCGCGTGGTGGCCTTCTCGCCCGAGGATGTCGAGGATCTCTACGCCCACCGCGCCTTCCTAGAGGGCCGCGCCGCCCGCGCCGCCGCCGAGGCCATCACCGCCGCCGAGCTGGCCGAGCTGCGCCGCCTCTACGACGCCATGATGGAGCGCACCGCCCCCGAGCTGGTGGCCGAGTACCGCGTGCTCAACCGCACCTTCCACCAGTTGATCGCCGCCGCCAGCCGCCGCCCCTACCTCATCCGCTCGCTCGCGCAGATCTGGTCCTCCTTCCCCAGCATGCTGTGGGGCAACTTCTCCACCACCGCCGCCCGCTCGCTGCCCGAGCGCGACGCCAGCGACCCCCAGGAGCACGCCGCCATCCTGGCCGCCCTGGAGCACCGCGACCCCGATGGGGCCGAGTACGCTGCCCGCTCCCACGTGGAGATCTCGGGCCGCCAGCTGGCCTCCGCCCTCGCCCGCGAGGTCGCCGAGTCGGTGGAGTGA
- a CDS encoding aldehyde dehydrogenase family protein, whose product MSTPARTGMLLPTPTAAELQRLFQAQRQHRWAMAQTSPRERAERLQALRRAIVAHRAALHSAFQADFHKHKLEVDLLEIQPVLAEIDHAVAELGRWVRPRRARTPLLLAQATSEVRYEPKGVVLILGPWNYPVLLLLAPLVAAVAAGNCAILRPSEKVPRVALVLSRIIAEAFSQREVALVGGDVSAADALLRLPFDHFFFTGSTAVGKKVMQAAAQHMASVTLELGGKSPAIIDQTADLQLAAERVVWGKLINAGQTCVAPDYALVHESRYAAFLDVARATVARFYGRSAQARMQTAELPQIIDERAFERLVRMLRASCERGARVVLGGGHDAATRIIEPTLLADVAPDSPIMAEEIFGPILPVLPYRSLDDALALVNAREKPLALYIFSQSERAVEQVLRRTTAGGTVVNGTVVHLANPHLPFGGVGASGLGSYHGEHGFRAFSHERAVLRQSRRSFLPMFYPPYTARKIFRLRLAELFLYRIKPALRRTLHW is encoded by the coding sequence ATGTCGACACCGGCCCGAACTGGGATGCTTCTCCCCACACCCACCGCCGCCGAGCTGCAGCGGCTGTTCCAGGCCCAGCGCCAGCACCGCTGGGCTATGGCCCAGACCAGCCCGCGCGAGCGCGCCGAGCGGCTGCAGGCCCTGCGCCGCGCGATCGTGGCGCACCGCGCCGCCCTGCACAGCGCCTTCCAGGCCGACTTCCACAAGCACAAGCTGGAGGTGGACCTGCTGGAGATCCAGCCGGTGCTGGCCGAGATCGACCACGCCGTGGCCGAGCTGGGCCGCTGGGTGCGCCCGCGCCGCGCCCGCACGCCGCTGCTGCTGGCCCAGGCCACCAGCGAGGTGCGCTACGAGCCAAAGGGCGTGGTGCTCATCCTCGGCCCATGGAACTACCCGGTGCTGCTGCTGCTCGCGCCGCTGGTGGCGGCGGTGGCGGCGGGCAACTGCGCCATCCTGCGGCCATCCGAGAAGGTGCCGCGCGTGGCGCTGGTGCTCTCGCGGATCATCGCCGAGGCCTTCTCGCAGCGCGAGGTGGCCCTGGTGGGCGGCGATGTGAGCGCCGCCGACGCCCTGCTGCGCCTGCCCTTCGACCACTTCTTCTTCACCGGCAGCACGGCGGTGGGCAAGAAGGTGATGCAGGCCGCCGCCCAGCACATGGCCTCGGTCACGCTGGAGCTGGGCGGCAAGTCGCCCGCGATCATCGACCAGACCGCCGACCTGCAGCTGGCCGCCGAGCGCGTGGTGTGGGGCAAGCTGATCAACGCCGGGCAGACCTGCGTGGCCCCCGACTACGCGCTGGTGCACGAGTCGCGCTACGCCGCGTTTCTGGATGTGGCCCGCGCCACGGTGGCGCGCTTCTACGGGCGCAGCGCCCAGGCCCGCATGCAGACCGCCGAGCTGCCCCAGATCATCGACGAGCGCGCCTTCGAGCGGCTGGTGCGCATGCTGCGCGCATCCTGCGAGCGCGGGGCCAGGGTGGTGCTGGGCGGCGGGCACGATGCGGCCACCCGGATCATCGAGCCGACCCTGCTGGCCGATGTGGCCCCCGACAGCCCGATCATGGCCGAGGAGATCTTCGGCCCCATCCTGCCGGTGCTGCCCTACCGCAGCCTGGATGACGCGCTGGCGCTGGTGAACGCCCGCGAGAAGCCGCTGGCGCTCTACATCTTCAGCCAGAGCGAGCGGGCGGTGGAGCAGGTGCTGCGCCGCACCACGGCGGGCGGCACGGTGGTGAACGGCACGGTGGTGCACCTAGCCAACCCGCACCTGCCCTTCGGCGGCGTGGGCGCGAGCGGCCTGGGCAGCTACCACGGCGAGCACGGCTTCCGCGCCTTCTCGCACGAGCGCGCGGTGCTGCGCCAGTCGCGCCGCAGCTTCCTGCCCATGTTCTACCCGCCCTACACCGCCCGCAAGATCTTCCGGCTGCGGCTGGCCGAGCTGTTCTTGTACCGTATCAAGCCCGCGCTGCGCCGCACCCTGCACTGGTGA
- a CDS encoding phosphodiester glycosidase family protein, which translates to MSRSPLSIPYSVLALIIAVGAAAIFMALQPPKPIMSRWGAASAGGQTIGGEARAEAAPAPLGGVAQPFGSGQAMLESYAQASALREDVGGGQVRMFQREVAGGALDFIVVRLGGAAQVAVVNADGATPASDAGGDTMWADGQRHLRTVQEMATAPYAARAGHELLGAMAFGFHGDVRTSDEGSVVIDGQVLRSNPGRATLCIGGQGHASIGMLSTKALEGCQQAIGGGPVILWEGRVASTDVGSVQGELVPFNPLGEDFVLLDWRRHIYTGSFPKTAACVGLLDSGESFLVLATSFNMVGVDLARQLRDMGCYAALGGDDDTSTQLVWRGQLVREKTIRPVPDAIAVYIRQ; encoded by the coding sequence GTGTCCCGCTCTCCCCTCTCCATCCCCTACTCGGTCCTCGCGCTGATCATCGCCGTGGGCGCGGCGGCGATCTTCATGGCCCTCCAGCCGCCCAAGCCGATCATGTCGCGCTGGGGCGCGGCCAGCGCCGGTGGCCAGACCATCGGCGGCGAGGCGCGGGCCGAGGCCGCGCCCGCGCCGCTGGGCGGCGTGGCCCAGCCGTTCGGCAGCGGCCAGGCCATGCTGGAAAGCTACGCCCAGGCCAGCGCCCTGCGCGAGGATGTGGGCGGCGGCCAGGTGCGCATGTTCCAGCGCGAGGTGGCGGGCGGCGCGCTCGACTTTATCGTGGTGCGGCTAGGCGGGGCCGCGCAGGTGGCAGTGGTGAACGCCGACGGGGCCACGCCCGCCAGCGACGCGGGCGGCGACACCATGTGGGCCGACGGCCAGCGCCACCTGCGCACCGTGCAGGAGATGGCCACCGCGCCCTACGCCGCCCGCGCGGGCCACGAGCTGCTGGGGGCCATGGCCTTCGGCTTCCACGGCGACGTGCGCACCTCGGATGAGGGCAGCGTGGTGATCGACGGCCAGGTGCTGCGCTCGAACCCCGGCAGGGCCACGCTGTGCATTGGCGGCCAGGGCCACGCCAGCATCGGCATGCTCTCCACCAAGGCGCTAGAGGGCTGCCAGCAGGCCATCGGCGGCGGGCCGGTGATCCTGTGGGAGGGGCGGGTCGCCAGCACGGATGTGGGCAGCGTGCAGGGCGAGCTGGTGCCCTTCAACCCGCTGGGCGAGGATTTTGTGCTGCTCGACTGGCGCAGGCATATCTACACCGGCAGCTTCCCGAAGACGGCGGCCTGCGTGGGCCTGCTGGACAGCGGCGAGTCGTTCTTGGTGCTGGCCACCTCGTTCAACATGGTGGGGGTAGATCTGGCCCGCCAGCTGCGCGACATGGGCTGCTACGCGGCGCTGGGCGGCGACGACGACACCTCCACCCAGCTGGTCTGGCGCGGTCAGCTGGTGCGCGAGAAGACCATCCGCCCGGTGCCGGATGCTATCGCGGTGTATATCCGCCAGTAG